A genomic window from Terrisporobacter glycolicus ATCC 14880 = DSM 1288 includes:
- a CDS encoding methyl-accepting chemotaxis protein, translated as MKQFNLKEMKIGKRLGMAFAIVLIMSTLASLYTLNNLKKAGEMSHNIYTGPYQLTNQTMGIRRDLVSISRQINRAFALKEHEEPRKIILSDFESISKRIGIINDIPTTNDLIKEDMKKLEKEINLVKEEYEEIYKETKKEKFSGSLSDIDLSEYTALFDSCTQTSVEVYDDAERAAKEYDSMVSSSVKKSGTIALLLSLTAIGIGIVVCIRITKRIKEPIEEIELAANKMAEGDFNIDITYESEDELGVLSESMRKMSKEINVVIEDAVNILNEVSAGNFNIEPQVEYIGVFSYIENSLNKITNELSDTMSQIHAASQEVETASEQVASGAQMLSQGTTEQAGSIEELSATIVDISNKIKNTAKNAGDANELSISAGNEVEEGNGKMKEMVNAMEKISFTSNEIGRIIKTIDDIAFQTNILALNAAVEAARAGEAGKGFAVVADEVRNLAAKSAEAAKNTATLIENSIKAVDNGSLIVDNTAESLQRIIDKIYQVIVLIDDIAKASDEESNAINQVTLGLEQISEVVQTNSATSEESAAASEELSGQAQLLKSLIERFELKGDSNFQDTINFEDNLNSNNNSINF; from the coding sequence ATGAAACAATTTAATTTAAAAGAGATGAAAATTGGAAAAAGATTGGGGATGGCGTTTGCTATTGTACTTATAATGTCTACTTTAGCAAGCCTTTATACTTTAAACAATTTAAAGAAAGCTGGAGAAATGTCCCACAATATTTATACAGGGCCTTATCAACTAACAAATCAAACTATGGGAATACGTAGAGATTTAGTGTCAATATCAAGACAAATTAACAGAGCATTTGCGCTTAAGGAACATGAAGAGCCAAGAAAAATAATTTTAAGTGACTTTGAAAGTATAAGTAAAAGAATAGGGATAATAAATGATATACCAACAACAAATGATTTAATAAAAGAAGATATGAAAAAGTTAGAGAAAGAAATAAACTTAGTAAAAGAAGAATATGAAGAAATATATAAAGAAACAAAAAAAGAAAAATTTAGTGGATCGTTATCAGATATAGATCTTAGTGAATATACAGCTTTATTTGATAGCTGTACTCAAACTTCTGTTGAAGTATATGATGATGCTGAAAGGGCTGCTAAAGAATATGATAGTATGGTGTCAAGTAGTGTGAAAAAATCAGGAACAATAGCACTGTTACTTTCACTAACGGCAATCGGAATAGGTATAGTAGTATGTATAAGAATTACAAAGAGAATTAAAGAGCCAATTGAAGAAATAGAATTAGCTGCAAATAAAATGGCTGAAGGCGATTTTAATATAGATATAACTTATGAGTCAGAAGATGAGTTGGGAGTTCTATCTGAAAGCATGCGTAAGATGAGTAAAGAGATAAATGTAGTTATTGAAGATGCTGTGAATATATTAAATGAAGTTTCAGCAGGTAACTTTAATATAGAGCCTCAGGTAGAATATATTGGAGTATTTAGTTATATTGAAAATTCTTTAAATAAAATTACAAATGAGCTAAGTGACACAATGTCACAAATACATGCAGCATCACAAGAAGTTGAAACAGCATCAGAACAAGTAGCAAGTGGAGCACAAATGTTATCACAGGGAACAACAGAACAAGCTGGTTCAATAGAAGAACTATCGGCTACAATAGTTGATATATCTAATAAAATTAAAAATACAGCAAAAAATGCAGGCGATGCTAATGAACTATCAATAAGTGCAGGAAATGAAGTAGAAGAAGGAAATGGGAAAATGAAGGAAATGGTAAATGCTATGGAAAAAATATCGTTTACATCTAATGAAATAGGAAGAATAATAAAAACAATCGATGACATAGCTTTCCAAACCAATATATTAGCATTAAATGCAGCGGTTGAAGCAGCAAGAGCAGGTGAAGCAGGGAAAGGATTTGCAGTAGTGGCAGATGAGGTTAGAAATCTAGCAGCAAAATCAGCAGAAGCAGCAAAAAATACGGCAACATTAATAGAAAATTCTATAAAGGCAGTTGATAATGGAAGTTTAATAGTTGATAATACAGCAGAGTCACTACAAAGAATAATAGATAAAATTTATCAAGTTATTGTTTTAATAGATGATATTGCAAAAGCATCAGATGAAGAGTCAAATGCAATTAATCAAGTAACTTTAGGATTAGAACAAATTTCAGAAGTAGTTCAAACGAACTCAGCAACAAGTGAGGAAAGTGCAGCTGCAAGTGAAGAATTAAGTGGACAAGCTCAATTGCTAAAATCACTTATTGAGAGATTTGAATTAAAAGGAGATTCTAATTTTCAGGATACTATAAATTTCGAAGACAATTTAAATAGCAATAACAACTCAATAAATTTCTAA
- a CDS encoding chemotaxis protein CheA, with product MSGIDSMNEFYVQENMQLLEQLEEILLVDHSDTGGLAKEEIEEIFRAMHTIKGSSAMMGYDSLTTLTHCIEDVFDEIRKGLVVSAEKWEQIIDVVLLSIDFLKEEISNIQQGLLPESSIDELHDKVLDLLKENEEDSNEDTLDMDFNLAEENISQQTKEDTDDSELIGSEKKYCIKVLFENGCGMEGIRALGVTTSIEDLCTINETIPADLMGDCDEEIIKDGFTMYVKSENDKSTLEKCLQETMFLKTLQITEISRASNKVEKIEEVEEVNLKPEEVVEIVNDSTNKEVVEKNIEISKINEDLNNNKDNVKEVKGNKKDKVTQTKKENKNSYLTVNIDKIDSLMNLVGEIVTTESMVEKQSQLENFDPDNFEKQARRLHQLTNELQDVVMSIRMVPISSTFTKMQRVVRDMSKKTGKKVELVLLGEQTEVDKNILENISDPLMHMVRNSMDHGIETPEERKSTTKPEKATVTLEAKNTGGDILIIIKDDGRGLNKEAIVKKAIEKGITSKSINEISDKEAYNFILAPGFSTKEAVTEYSGRGVGMDVVYTNIRKLRGSISIDSEYGKGTTFTIRIPLTLAIVDGMKIRNDDETYIIPSLNIKEVFRYGAYDIVENPNGEEHSIIRGNCYKICRLSKILGLSDIKKDDGIMILVESEMGNICLIVDSILGQQQVVIKPIPAILTQFRGVQSYLAGCSILEDGSISLILDVNAMIHR from the coding sequence ATGAGTGGAATAGATTCTATGAATGAATTTTATGTACAAGAAAACATGCAGCTATTAGAGCAATTAGAAGAAATTTTACTTGTAGATCATTCAGATACTGGAGGATTGGCAAAGGAAGAAATAGAAGAAATTTTTAGAGCTATGCATACAATAAAAGGTTCTTCTGCCATGATGGGATATGATAGTTTAACAACTCTGACACATTGTATAGAAGACGTCTTTGATGAAATACGTAAAGGGCTTGTGGTTTCTGCTGAAAAATGGGAACAAATAATAGATGTTGTATTACTAAGTATTGACTTTCTTAAAGAAGAAATTTCTAATATTCAACAGGGATTGCTTCCAGAATCAAGTATAGATGAGCTACATGATAAAGTTTTAGACTTATTGAAAGAAAATGAAGAAGACAGTAATGAAGACACATTAGATATGGACTTTAATTTAGCTGAAGAAAATATAAGTCAGCAAACTAAAGAAGATACTGATGACAGTGAACTAATAGGTAGTGAAAAAAAATATTGCATAAAAGTATTATTTGAAAATGGATGTGGAATGGAAGGCATAAGGGCTCTTGGTGTAACAACATCAATAGAAGATTTATGTACTATAAATGAGACTATTCCAGCAGATTTAATGGGAGATTGTGATGAAGAAATAATTAAAGACGGATTTACTATGTATGTAAAAAGTGAAAATGATAAGTCCACATTAGAAAAATGTCTTCAAGAAACAATGTTTTTAAAGACTTTACAAATTACTGAAATTTCTAGAGCTTCAAATAAAGTAGAAAAAATTGAAGAAGTAGAAGAAGTTAATTTAAAGCCTGAGGAAGTAGTAGAAATTGTCAATGATTCTACAAACAAAGAAGTTGTAGAAAAAAATATAGAAATAAGCAAAATTAATGAAGATTTAAATAATAATAAAGATAATGTTAAAGAAGTTAAAGGTAATAAGAAAGATAAAGTAACTCAAACAAAAAAAGAAAATAAAAATAGTTATTTAACAGTTAATATAGACAAGATAGATAGCCTTATGAATTTAGTAGGAGAAATAGTAACTACTGAATCTATGGTTGAAAAACAATCTCAACTAGAAAATTTTGATCCAGATAATTTTGAAAAGCAAGCAAGGAGATTACATCAGTTAACCAATGAATTACAAGATGTTGTGATGTCTATTCGTATGGTACCTATATCATCAACTTTTACTAAAATGCAAAGAGTAGTAAGAGATATGAGCAAAAAAACGGGCAAAAAAGTTGAGTTAGTCTTATTAGGAGAACAAACAGAAGTAGATAAAAATATATTAGAAAATATATCAGATCCTTTAATGCATATGGTAAGAAATAGTATGGATCATGGTATTGAAACACCAGAAGAAAGAAAAAGCACAACAAAACCAGAGAAAGCAACTGTAACATTGGAAGCAAAAAATACTGGCGGAGATATTCTAATAATAATAAAAGATGATGGAAGAGGTTTAAACAAAGAAGCAATTGTGAAAAAAGCAATTGAAAAAGGAATAACTAGTAAGAGTATTAACGAAATTAGTGATAAAGAAGCATACAATTTTATATTAGCACCAGGATTTTCTACAAAAGAAGCTGTAACTGAGTATTCAGGTAGAGGTGTGGGTATGGATGTTGTTTATACTAATATACGTAAGTTAAGAGGTTCTATTAGCATAGATAGTGAGTATGGAAAAGGAACTACATTTACAATACGTATTCCACTAACATTGGCCATAGTAGATGGTATGAAAATTAGAAATGATGATGAAACATATATTATTCCTTCACTTAACATAAAAGAAGTATTTAGGTACGGCGCTTATGATATTGTTGAAAATCCAAACGGAGAAGAACATAGTATTATAAGGGGGAATTGTTATAAAATTTGTAGATTATCAAAAATTTTAGGGTTAAGTGATATCAAAAAAGATGACGGTATTATGATTTTGGTAGAATCCGAGATGGGTAATATATGCTTAATTGTAGACAGTATTTTAGGACAGCAACAAGTTGTAATTAAACCAATACCTGCAATACTAACTCAATTTAGAGGAGTACAATCTTATTTGGCGGGATGTTCTATTTTAGAAGATGGATCTATTAGCCTTATACTTGATGTTAATGCTATGATACATAGATAA
- a CDS encoding protein-glutamate methylesterase/protein-glutamine glutaminase yields MDKKIKVLVIDDSIIFRRVISKYLQEDPELEVVETAKDSYDARDKVLQYRPDVLTLDIEMPGVNGIEFLKILMNQCPIPTIVISGANDKCFEALSAGAVGFVDKPTSSTMNEFAIDLATKIKEASVAKLDIKSNLAKVSKPVEKKMNSKKTTSITNNNNQIIAIGASMGGVEAIGKVLKELPLGLPGIVITQHMPPVFTKRYAERLDRECTISVKEAKNGEVVLPGNAYIAPGGLQMGIIKKNNKFLIQVKEGDKVSGHCPSVDYLFESVANEAKEKSIAAILTGMGSDGARGLLEIKKAGGYTIGQNKQSCTVYGMPMVAKNMGAVIKETSLDMIPNAILNQLKRNEMRK; encoded by the coding sequence ATGGATAAAAAAATAAAAGTATTAGTAATTGATGATTCGATTATATTTAGACGTGTTATATCTAAGTATCTTCAAGAAGATCCAGAGTTAGAGGTAGTAGAAACAGCTAAGGACTCTTATGATGCAAGGGATAAAGTATTACAATATAGACCAGATGTATTAACATTAGATATAGAGATGCCAGGTGTCAATGGAATTGAATTTTTAAAGATTTTAATGAATCAATGTCCAATACCTACAATTGTTATAAGTGGTGCCAATGACAAATGTTTTGAGGCTTTATCGGCTGGAGCAGTAGGATTTGTAGATAAACCGACATCAAGTACTATGAACGAATTTGCAATAGATTTGGCTACTAAAATAAAGGAAGCATCAGTAGCTAAATTAGATATAAAAAGTAACCTTGCAAAGGTTAGTAAACCTGTAGAAAAAAAAATGAACTCTAAAAAAACAACAAGCATAACAAACAATAATAATCAGATAATTGCTATAGGAGCATCTATGGGAGGGGTAGAGGCAATAGGAAAAGTATTAAAAGAGCTACCTTTAGGACTACCTGGAATCGTTATAACTCAACATATGCCTCCAGTATTTACAAAAAGATATGCAGAACGTTTAGATAGAGAGTGCACAATTAGCGTGAAAGAGGCAAAAAATGGAGAAGTTGTATTGCCAGGGAATGCATATATTGCTCCTGGTGGTTTGCAAATGGGTATTATAAAGAAAAATAATAAATTTTTAATTCAAGTTAAAGAAGGCGATAAAGTTAGTGGTCATTGTCCATCAGTGGATTATTTATTTGAATCTGTGGCAAATGAAGCCAAAGAAAAATCCATAGCAGCAATCTTAACAGGAATGGGATCCGATGGAGCAAGGGGATTATTAGAAATAAAAAAAGCTGGTGGATATACTATTGGCCAAAATAAACAATCATGTACTGTTTATGGCATGCCAATGGTAGCAAAGAATATGGGTGCGGTTATAAAGGAAACATCTTTAGATATGATTCCAAACGCAATACTAAATCAACTCAAAAGAAATGAAATGAGAAAATAA
- a CDS encoding chemotaxis protein CheC, with product MTITCDKLNIFREISNIGSGNASTSLATMLNELVDIGIPNSDMIELDDITKSYDSPEELVVGTVLQLSGDMEGFIMVIMKIDSAFNLLSKLSGKEIKYNKDDYEEMCKELNAMGEICNILCGTYLTAISDMTNLTITPSIPHFSIDMVRAIMNLPISLYGLDFSSILCIETDFFTEDYDIEGKYYFIPNVSSCTKLLSSLGFAV from the coding sequence ATGACAATTACTTGTGATAAATTAAATATATTTCGTGAAATTAGTAATATAGGGTCTGGTAATGCATCAACATCATTAGCTACAATGTTAAATGAATTAGTGGACATTGGAATACCAAATAGTGATATGATTGAACTTGATGATATTACAAAGAGCTACGATTCACCAGAGGAATTGGTAGTAGGAACGGTTTTACAACTTTCAGGAGATATGGAAGGTTTCATCATGGTTATCATGAAAATAGATTCTGCTTTTAATTTACTTTCAAAATTATCAGGCAAAGAAATTAAATATAATAAAGATGATTACGAAGAGATGTGCAAAGAATTAAACGCAATGGGAGAAATATGTAATATATTATGTGGAACATACTTAACAGCCATATCAGATATGACAAATTTAACTATAACTCCATCTATACCTCACTTTAGTATAGATATGGTAAGAGCAATAATGAACTTACCAATTTCATTATATGGATTAGATTTTAGTTCAATATTATGTATTGAAACAGACTTCTTTACTGAAGATTATGATATAGAAGGAAAGTATTATTTTATTCCTAATGTGTCATCCTGTACGAAGTTATTGTCATCTTTAGGCTTTGCTGTGTAG
- a CDS encoding chemotaxis protein CheD, with protein MEMVGIAEYKIVRDPQKIMTIGLGSCCGVVLYDEINKIAGLVHILLSNSQNEKMLINKAKYADTGIVALYEDMKKLGANSRFIRAKIAGGAHMFNFNNSSSSVFTIGEKNVKSCKETLAKLNIPIISEDTLGTCGRTIVFDTRTNKLHVKSVGKGETLI; from the coding sequence ATGGAAATGGTAGGTATAGCAGAGTATAAGATTGTAAGAGACCCACAAAAAATTATGACTATAGGACTAGGCTCATGTTGTGGTGTAGTCCTTTATGATGAGATAAATAAAATTGCAGGATTAGTGCACATTTTACTTTCTAACTCTCAAAATGAAAAAATGCTAATAAATAAAGCAAAGTATGCTGATACAGGAATAGTGGCATTATATGAAGATATGAAAAAACTAGGGGCAAATTCTAGATTTATAAGAGCAAAGATAGCCGGCGGTGCACATATGTTTAACTTTAATAATTCATCAAGTAGTGTATTCACTATTGGTGAAAAAAATGTAAAATCATGCAAAGAGACTTTAGCCAAACTAAATATTCCAATTATATCAGAAGATACATTAGGTACTTGTGGAAGAACAATTGTATTTGATACAAGAACTAATAAATTGCATGTAAAAAGTGTGGGTAAAGGTGAAACGTTAATTTAA
- a CDS encoding chemotaxis protein CheW — translation MYANDVESENRIDDLYMVFVVNNQKYALSSKYIIEIIEMLPITKVPFLPKYMKGIINLRSTIIPVMDARMRFDIEPINYDERTCIIIIENNNNKIGLIVDTVNEVIHISSEKNMNMDSSQDEGKSNFIKSVSEINNDVQLILDCDSLMKIVEENNYAVDR, via the coding sequence ATGTATGCAAATGATGTAGAATCAGAAAATAGAATAGATGATTTGTATATGGTTTTCGTCGTGAATAATCAAAAGTATGCACTATCATCCAAATACATTATAGAAATTATAGAAATGTTACCAATAACAAAGGTACCATTCCTTCCAAAATACATGAAAGGTATTATAAATTTAAGAAGTACTATTATTCCAGTTATGGATGCTAGAATGAGGTTCGATATAGAACCTATAAATTATGATGAAAGAACTTGCATTATTATAATTGAAAATAACAATAATAAAATAGGATTAATAGTAGATACAGTAAATGAAGTAATTCATATTTCGTCAGAAAAGAACATGAATATGGACTCTAGTCAAGATGAAGGAAAGAGTAACTTTATAAAATCTGTTAGTGAAATAAATAATGATGTACAATTAATACTAGATTGTGATTCATTAATGAAGATAGTCGAGGAAAATAATTATGCAGTTGACAGATAG
- a CDS encoding CheR family methyltransferase — translation MQLTDRDFARLRNFMYNNYGINLENKRTLIETRLLMMVKRLGFSDYNSYIDNLMKDKTGEQVSILVEKLTTNYTYFMREEMHFEFLKENVLVPSLKKPPLGGLKIWSAASSTGEEAYCIAMLASSILGVNSSQRIAITASDISNKVLKQAKDGIYSNDKIEKLPSAWVQNYFKKRDEKNYEVNPNIKKLVEFKYFNLNNNLGWSKSKYDVIFCRNVMIYFDNITNQKLINRLCDSLKPGGYLIIGMSESLSNLKTDLKRVKPSVYKKNKV, via the coding sequence ATGCAGTTGACAGATAGAGATTTTGCAAGGCTGAGAAATTTCATGTATAATAATTATGGAATTAATCTTGAAAATAAAAGGACATTAATAGAAACAAGACTATTAATGATGGTTAAACGATTAGGATTTTCTGATTATAATAGTTATATAGATAACTTGATGAAAGATAAAACAGGTGAACAAGTATCAATATTAGTAGAAAAATTAACTACGAATTATACATATTTTATGCGTGAAGAAATGCACTTTGAGTTTTTAAAAGAAAATGTATTAGTTCCAAGTTTAAAAAAACCTCCACTTGGAGGGTTGAAAATTTGGTCAGCAGCTTCATCAACAGGTGAAGAGGCTTATTGTATTGCCATGTTAGCATCAAGTATTCTAGGTGTTAATTCAAGTCAAAGAATAGCTATAACAGCATCCGATATATCAAACAAAGTATTAAAACAAGCTAAAGATGGAATTTACTCAAATGATAAAATAGAAAAATTACCATCAGCATGGGTACAAAATTATTTTAAAAAAAGAGATGAAAAAAATTATGAGGTAAATCCAAATATAAAGAAGTTAGTAGAATTTAAATATTTTAATTTGAATAATAACTTAGGTTGGAGTAAGTCAAAATATGATGTTATTTTCTGCAGAAATGTAATGATTTATTTTGATAATATTACAAATCAAAAACTAATTAATAGATTATGTGATTCTCTAAAACCAGGCGGATATTTAATAATTGGAATGTCAGAAAGTTTATCTAATTTAAAAACTGATTTAAAAAGAGTAAAACCATCAGTATATAAAAAAAATAAAGTATAG
- a CDS encoding response regulator — protein MKRVLIVDDAAFMRMTIKNMLSNYEYEIVGEAENGLEAVEKYKELSPDIVTMDITMPELDGIQALRMIKKLNPGASVVMVSALGQEAKMKEAIIYGAKGFIVKPFKEEILLGALSKL, from the coding sequence ATGAAAAGAGTATTAATAGTTGATGATGCAGCCTTTATGCGTATGACAATAAAAAATATGCTTTCAAATTATGAGTATGAAATAGTAGGAGAAGCAGAAAATGGTTTAGAAGCTGTTGAAAAATACAAAGAATTAAGTCCAGATATAGTTACAATGGATATTACTATGCCTGAGCTTGACGGAATACAAGCTTTGAGAATGATAAAAAAATTAAATCCAGGAGCATCAGTTGTTATGGTTTCAGCTCTAGGACAAGAAGCAAAAATGAAAGAGGCTATTATATATGGCGCTAAAGGGTTTATAGTAAAACCTTTTAAAGAAGAAATACTTTTAGGTGCATTATCAAAGCTATAA